A stretch of Geomonas oryzisoli DNA encodes these proteins:
- a CDS encoding methyl-accepting chemotaxis protein encodes MKRFRDWGIFQKIISATLLSWLLLVAISVFLLTPYLRSLIMNEREETVRALVQQATSMMKGYQDQVDRGLLTREEAQRRAIQEVSTARYQGNNYLWVNDLTPRMVVHPLKPELNGKDLGQFKDPTGKLLFMEMVRACNEKGKGFVSYRWPKSAAGAPEPKLSYVELFRPWGWVVGTGIYLDDVRATLLRTQLYIGAGLLAVLALTLMLTWFIARSITLPLKEMVQAVEEIASGDGDLSRSIASGRSDELGALARNMNVFIETLHSLVGNVLKVSINVVIGSSKVHGMAKQINSNADDLSAQSVAVATASEEMSATSQDIARSCAQAAQGGTATTRVASDGARVVNETVAGMHQIADLVRESATTVTGLGQRSDQIGEIVGTIEEIADQTNLLALNAAIEAARAGEQGRGFAVVADEVRALAERTTKATKEIGAMIGAIQVETRAAVRSMEQGVSVVEQGSQGAQRSGQALQDIITSIEGVTGDLAQIATAAEEQSATTHEIAANVQRVTEIARDTSSQTQRTTHEANLLLSMAEDLMALLGKFKINEDAALVISRARSAHMIFVGKIKGHLDGTIKIDPQALPTHLTCAFGKWYQSKGREDCGHSDLFRQIDPPHAKVHELGKQAVIACNNGDRVKAAQLCTEMVAASQVLLEILEQLEGRCAGKQ; translated from the coding sequence ATGAAACGTTTTCGCGATTGGGGGATATTTCAGAAAATCATCAGCGCCACGCTTTTGTCCTGGCTGCTGCTGGTGGCGATATCGGTGTTCCTGCTGACACCGTACCTGCGCTCGCTGATCATGAACGAGCGGGAGGAAACGGTGCGCGCCCTCGTTCAGCAGGCCACCAGCATGATGAAGGGATACCAGGACCAGGTCGACCGGGGGCTTCTGACCAGGGAGGAAGCACAACGCAGGGCGATCCAGGAGGTCTCGACGGCAAGGTACCAGGGGAACAACTACCTCTGGGTCAACGACCTCACGCCGAGGATGGTGGTGCACCCCCTGAAGCCCGAGCTGAACGGCAAGGACCTGGGGCAGTTCAAGGATCCTACCGGAAAGTTGCTGTTCATGGAGATGGTGCGCGCCTGCAACGAGAAGGGTAAGGGCTTCGTCAGCTACCGCTGGCCCAAGAGCGCCGCCGGCGCTCCCGAACCGAAACTCTCCTACGTGGAGCTGTTCCGTCCGTGGGGGTGGGTGGTGGGGACCGGCATCTACCTGGACGACGTGCGGGCCACGCTATTGCGGACGCAGCTGTACATCGGCGCGGGACTCCTCGCAGTGCTCGCCCTGACCCTCATGCTCACCTGGTTCATAGCCCGCTCCATCACCCTTCCCCTGAAGGAGATGGTGCAGGCCGTGGAAGAGATCGCTTCGGGGGACGGGGACCTTTCTCGGAGTATCGCGAGCGGCCGGTCGGACGAGTTGGGCGCGCTGGCCAGGAACATGAACGTGTTCATCGAAACACTGCACAGCCTGGTAGGCAACGTGCTCAAGGTGAGCATCAACGTGGTGATCGGTTCCAGCAAAGTGCACGGCATGGCCAAGCAGATCAACAGTAACGCCGACGACCTGTCGGCCCAATCGGTTGCGGTCGCCACCGCCAGCGAGGAGATGTCGGCGACCTCGCAGGACATCGCCCGGAGCTGCGCGCAGGCGGCGCAGGGGGGAACGGCCACCACCCGTGTAGCTTCCGACGGGGCCCGCGTGGTCAACGAAACCGTGGCGGGCATGCACCAGATAGCGGACCTGGTACGGGAGTCGGCAACGACCGTCACCGGCCTGGGGCAACGCTCCGACCAGATCGGGGAGATCGTCGGCACCATCGAGGAGATAGCCGACCAGACCAACCTGCTGGCGTTGAACGCGGCGATAGAGGCCGCGCGGGCGGGGGAACAGGGGCGGGGTTTCGCCGTCGTGGCCGACGAGGTGCGCGCCCTGGCGGAGAGGACCACCAAGGCGACCAAGGAAATCGGGGCGATGATCGGCGCTATCCAGGTGGAGACCAGGGCGGCGGTGCGATCCATGGAACAGGGGGTCTCGGTGGTCGAGCAGGGTTCCCAGGGGGCGCAGCGGTCGGGACAAGCCCTGCAGGACATCATCACCAGCATCGAAGGGGTGACCGGCGACCTGGCCCAGATCGCGACGGCCGCGGAGGAGCAGAGTGCGACGACGCACGAAATAGCGGCAAACGTGCAGCGGGTGACCGAGATCGCGCGGGATACCTCTTCGCAGACGCAGCGCACCACGCACGAGGCGAACCTCCTGCTCTCCATGGCCGAGGATTTGATGGCCCTGCTCGGCAAGTTCAAGATCAACGAGGATGCTGCGCTGGTGATCAGCAGGGCGAGGAGCGCGCACATGATCTTCGTGGGCAAGATCAAGGGACACTTGGACGGCACCATCAAGATCGACCCGCAGGCACTGCCCACCCACCTCACCTGCGCCTTCGGGAAATGGTACCAGAGCAAAGGAAGGGAAGACTGCGGCCACAGCGACCTGTTCCGGCAGATCGACCCGCCGCACGCAAAAGTCCACGAACTGGGCAAACAGGCGGTCATCGCCTGCAACAACGGCGACAGGGTCAAGGCGGCGCAACTGTGCACCGAGATGGTGGCCGCGTCCCAGGTGCTGCTGGAGATACTGGAGCAGCTCGAGGGGCGGTGCGCGGGAAAACAGTGA
- a CDS encoding transporter — protein sequence MKKMVLAVLGGILMTTATAHAEHKLLVTEVLDKKQVEAQALFEYSHVKGDVTILGESGKRTLNATESLYSVGVGLGHGLEVSASIPYVFSERDKLQMDGFEPEQERRDGFGDLALEAKYRLLGGEEAPYTVVAGLGLKFDTAGDSQAGTGTTDVSPFIAASANLGHHNTPYAIYRATIRNHDEYDTHTISVGFEKELNHTVTIDAKVDANFNTATRDVTANEDFKFELASYLQMAHNFYVLPSVAYVVSTDVRTKDDVARAGSADGFKAGLSLYYLF from the coding sequence ATGAAGAAGATGGTTTTGGCAGTACTGGGCGGGATACTCATGACGACGGCCACCGCGCATGCGGAGCACAAACTGCTGGTCACCGAAGTTCTCGACAAGAAGCAGGTCGAGGCACAGGCCCTTTTCGAGTATTCCCACGTCAAAGGTGACGTCACCATCCTCGGGGAATCGGGGAAACGCACCCTCAATGCCACCGAGTCGCTCTATTCCGTCGGTGTCGGCCTTGGGCATGGTCTGGAAGTGTCCGCGTCCATTCCCTACGTTTTCAGCGAGCGGGACAAGCTTCAGATGGACGGATTTGAACCCGAGCAGGAGAGGCGTGACGGCTTCGGCGACCTGGCGCTCGAGGCAAAATACCGTCTGCTGGGCGGCGAGGAAGCGCCGTACACCGTCGTGGCGGGCCTGGGGCTGAAATTCGATACCGCAGGCGACAGCCAGGCGGGAACCGGCACCACCGACGTGAGCCCCTTCATCGCGGCGAGCGCGAACCTCGGCCACCACAACACCCCCTACGCCATCTACCGTGCCACCATCAGGAACCACGATGAGTACGACACCCACACCATCTCCGTGGGCTTCGAGAAGGAGCTGAACCACACGGTGACCATCGACGCCAAGGTGGACGCGAACTTCAACACCGCTACCCGCGACGTCACCGCCAACGAGGACTTCAAGTTCGAGCTGGCGAGCTACCTCCAGATGGCACACAACTTCTACGTTTTGCCCAGCGTCGCCTACGTGGTCTCCACCGACGTGAGGACCAAGGATGACGTCGCCCGCGCCGGTTCCGCCGACGGGTTCAAAGCCGGCCTTTCCCTCTACTACCTCTTCTAA
- a CDS encoding glycosyltransferase family 61 protein, whose amino-acid sequence MTGLSESAAKRRKQLLRFISTDLLGPIAGKMPKSCIESLEKASFHANISRHILDIVPVTEARIVKHEVAAKLPPFLRTEAVFGKRNLYLLHNATVSPLSGMAWIENRVIEESVGSLRRIMDWGDVLHEPMLPVTELRVPQPVVVCHPASYYHWLLEVLPNVLFAVTTFPDVRIVLPEHSPRYVLDGLATALGPEAARDFIFSSTPVRVDRLVVPQYHAQPEFTDPQVLELLRSAVKAKVAPSQHRLGTPGSRSRIYISRGKSRRRLAGEAELEERLRQAGFSILHCEALSFAEQVRAFHEAEVVVGSHGAGLSNLVWCEPPCRVVEIFPKNYILDCFAWLSFSRGFDYRYVICDTGHKIDQLAMDAVLALVQ is encoded by the coding sequence ATGACGGGTTTAAGCGAATCAGCCGCCAAGCGGCGCAAACAACTGCTGCGTTTCATCTCGACCGACCTGCTCGGGCCGATCGCGGGAAAGATGCCCAAGTCGTGCATCGAATCACTGGAAAAGGCGTCCTTCCACGCCAACATCAGCAGGCACATCCTCGATATCGTCCCGGTGACCGAAGCCCGCATCGTGAAGCACGAGGTCGCCGCGAAGCTCCCCCCTTTCCTCAGGACCGAAGCCGTCTTCGGCAAGCGCAACCTGTACCTTTTGCACAACGCCACCGTCTCGCCCCTCTCCGGCATGGCCTGGATCGAAAACAGGGTCATCGAAGAGAGCGTGGGTTCCCTGCGCCGCATCATGGATTGGGGGGACGTGCTGCACGAGCCTATGCTGCCGGTGACCGAACTCCGTGTCCCGCAGCCGGTCGTCGTCTGCCATCCCGCCTCCTACTACCATTGGCTCCTCGAGGTCCTGCCCAACGTCCTGTTCGCGGTCACCACATTCCCCGATGTCAGGATCGTGCTGCCGGAACACTCGCCGCGATATGTCCTGGACGGGCTGGCGACGGCGCTTGGCCCCGAAGCGGCGCGGGACTTCATCTTCAGTTCCACCCCAGTCCGCGTCGACAGGCTGGTCGTGCCGCAGTACCATGCCCAGCCGGAATTCACCGATCCGCAGGTGTTGGAGCTTTTGAGGTCGGCAGTGAAGGCCAAGGTGGCGCCTTCGCAACACCGGCTCGGCACGCCGGGGTCCCGCAGCCGGATCTACATCTCGCGGGGGAAAAGCAGGCGCCGCCTTGCCGGCGAGGCCGAGCTCGAAGAGAGACTGCGGCAGGCGGGCTTCTCGATACTGCACTGCGAAGCGCTCTCCTTCGCCGAACAGGTTCGCGCCTTCCACGAGGCGGAGGTCGTGGTCGGGAGCCACGGCGCCGGTCTGAGCAACCTGGTCTGGTGCGAGCCCCCCTGCCGCGTGGTCGAGATCTTCCCGAAAAACTACATCCTTGACTGCTTCGCCTGGCTCAGTTTCAGCCGCGGCTTCGATTACCGCTATGTCATCTGCGACACCGGACATAAGATTGATCAGCTCGCCATGGATGCCGTGCTCGCTCTAGTCCAATGA
- a CDS encoding methyl-accepting chemotaxis protein: MALIIAIVITAVSVTTYISLAKMRQEMMRVATASQESRLNTFWELLRQKGELRIVDNRLMAGDYVINNNNELPDQVAKICGGTATIFMNDERVATNVIKEDGSRAVGTKLQGPAFDAVFRKGEPYRGVAPILNIPYFTAYDPILDAGGHVIGALYVGVKTAEFLQSFEHTRTVVISLAIGFTVLASCIAAWFTRMLLAPLGKAVAITEAVAEGDLTVAIPAGGGDEAGKLLGSLKMMVAGLCGMISRVAGSATALQGISGRLAAEAVHAVTAARHQQDKVAEASAYVRTIADKAEEIQNGTQRLAQAASESSSAILEMTASTDEVALNAERLTTLVAEVTAAMTQSASATSEIGEHTKSLVSSSLSTASSILEMEAATNSVKGNALLTAEVAQGVEEDALKGVEAMRAMRQGMSDIRASSGVTNQVIATLTARTHEIGAISSVIDDIAKRTSLLALNASIIAAQAGAHGKPFGVVAEEIKMLASSTANSTNEIADLIAAVQLETEHAVKAIKEADQRIVAGEELSSRSSAALEKIVNGVSSARSHVSGIALATAEQAKGTSLIREAMDRITQMTEKIERAIREQAGAKEAIMFAAEEMRELAAQFHGATREQSKVGRAISDSILDVSEMSRKIETACAVQAKENQQIAAAVAEIHTDADRCLRAAALLEAGASDLTSQVEVLQQGAAAFRL; this comes from the coding sequence ATGGCTCTGATTATCGCCATCGTCATCACGGCGGTGAGCGTCACGACCTATATATCCCTGGCGAAGATGCGGCAGGAAATGATGCGCGTGGCGACGGCATCGCAGGAGAGCAGGCTCAACACGTTCTGGGAGCTTCTGCGGCAAAAGGGCGAGCTGAGGATCGTCGACAACCGCCTCATGGCCGGCGACTACGTCATCAACAACAATAACGAGCTCCCCGACCAGGTAGCCAAGATCTGCGGCGGAACGGCGACCATTTTCATGAACGACGAGCGGGTCGCCACCAACGTCATCAAGGAGGACGGCAGCAGGGCGGTGGGGACCAAGCTGCAGGGGCCCGCCTTCGACGCGGTGTTCCGCAAGGGAGAACCGTACCGCGGCGTCGCCCCCATCCTCAACATCCCCTACTTCACCGCCTACGACCCGATTCTGGATGCCGGCGGCCACGTCATCGGCGCGCTCTACGTCGGGGTGAAGACCGCCGAATTCCTGCAGTCCTTCGAGCACACGAGGACCGTGGTGATCTCGCTCGCCATCGGATTCACCGTTTTGGCCAGCTGCATCGCCGCCTGGTTCACCAGGATGCTCCTCGCTCCCCTGGGCAAGGCCGTGGCCATCACCGAGGCGGTGGCGGAGGGAGATCTCACCGTGGCCATCCCGGCCGGCGGCGGGGACGAGGCGGGCAAGCTGCTCGGCTCGCTGAAGATGATGGTGGCTGGACTGTGCGGCATGATCAGCCGTGTGGCGGGCTCGGCCACGGCGCTGCAGGGGATTTCCGGACGGCTGGCGGCGGAAGCGGTGCATGCCGTGACGGCGGCCAGGCACCAGCAGGATAAGGTGGCCGAGGCGTCGGCCTACGTGCGCACCATTGCGGACAAGGCTGAGGAGATCCAGAACGGAACCCAGCGCCTGGCACAGGCCGCCTCCGAGTCTTCCTCGGCGATCCTTGAGATGACCGCCAGCACCGACGAGGTCGCCTTGAACGCGGAGCGGCTGACCACGCTGGTGGCCGAGGTCACTGCGGCGATGACGCAGAGCGCTTCCGCCACCAGCGAGATCGGTGAGCACACCAAGTCCCTGGTTTCCTCGTCGCTTTCCACCGCTTCCTCGATCCTGGAGATGGAGGCGGCGACCAACAGCGTCAAGGGGAACGCGCTGTTGACCGCGGAGGTGGCCCAGGGGGTCGAGGAAGACGCCCTGAAGGGGGTTGAGGCGATGCGCGCCATGCGCCAGGGGATGAGCGACATCCGCGCCTCCTCGGGGGTCACCAACCAGGTCATCGCGACGCTCACTGCCAGGACCCACGAGATCGGGGCCATCTCCTCGGTGATCGACGACATCGCCAAGAGGACCTCGCTGCTCGCCCTCAACGCGAGCATCATCGCGGCGCAGGCCGGGGCGCACGGCAAGCCCTTCGGCGTGGTGGCCGAAGAGATCAAGATGCTCGCGTCAAGCACGGCCAATTCGACCAACGAGATCGCGGACCTCATCGCGGCGGTGCAGTTGGAGACCGAGCACGCGGTGAAGGCGATCAAGGAAGCCGACCAGCGCATCGTCGCGGGAGAGGAGCTCAGTTCCCGTTCCAGCGCCGCGCTGGAAAAGATCGTGAACGGCGTATCCAGCGCCCGCAGCCACGTCAGCGGCATTGCGCTCGCTACCGCCGAGCAGGCCAAGGGGACCAGCCTGATCCGCGAGGCGATGGACCGGATCACCCAGATGACCGAGAAGATCGAGAGGGCGATCCGGGAGCAGGCCGGGGCCAAGGAGGCGATCATGTTCGCCGCCGAGGAGATGCGGGAGCTTGCCGCGCAGTTCCACGGCGCCACCCGGGAGCAGAGCAAGGTGGGACGTGCCATCTCCGACTCGATCCTCGACGTGAGCGAGATGTCCAGGAAGATCGAGACGGCCTGCGCGGTGCAGGCGAAGGAGAACCAGCAGATAGCGGCGGCGGTGGCGGAGATACACACGGATGCCGACCGTTGCCTGCGGGCAGCCGCCCTGTTGGAGGCAGGCGCAAGCGACCTCACCAGCCAGGTGGAAGTGCTTCAGCAAGGTGCGGCCGCTTTCCGGCTTTAG
- a CDS encoding AEC family transporter has protein sequence MENFVLIGVFVLLGMLFRRLEAFPKDSAQTLNMFALYVSLPALILLKVPQIALSGEIVTAAVVPWGMLLLSVAAVFAAARFWRWDRATVGVLLLVVPLGNTSFLGVPMIQAFFGAAGLPYLIIYDQLGTMIIMVTYGSFVLALYGKEGSVKLSAMVRKMLFFPPSIALMAGIAARGWPYPERLAQVLHNVSLTLVPVVMTAIGMQMRLRLPRRVMGPLSFGLAMKLLLAPLSALAVCRLAGLTGMVVDVSVLEAAMPPMVTAGALAVVAGMEADLAVAMIGIGIILSFGTLPAIYWLTRLIP, from the coding sequence ATGGAAAATTTCGTATTGATCGGGGTCTTCGTCCTTCTGGGGATGCTCTTTCGCCGCCTCGAGGCCTTCCCCAAGGACTCGGCGCAGACCCTCAACATGTTCGCCCTCTACGTCTCGCTGCCGGCGCTGATTCTGCTCAAGGTGCCGCAGATCGCGCTCTCGGGGGAGATCGTCACCGCGGCGGTCGTCCCGTGGGGGATGCTGCTCCTCTCCGTCGCAGCGGTGTTCGCCGCGGCGCGGTTTTGGCGCTGGGATCGGGCGACCGTCGGCGTACTGCTCCTCGTGGTGCCGCTTGGCAACACCTCGTTCCTGGGCGTCCCCATGATCCAGGCCTTTTTCGGTGCGGCCGGCCTTCCCTACCTGATCATCTACGACCAACTGGGGACAATGATCATCATGGTCACCTACGGTTCCTTCGTCCTCGCCCTCTACGGCAAGGAAGGCTCCGTGAAGCTTTCGGCCATGGTGCGCAAGATGCTCTTCTTTCCGCCGAGCATCGCCCTCATGGCGGGCATTGCCGCCCGCGGCTGGCCCTATCCCGAAAGACTGGCCCAGGTGCTGCACAACGTTTCCCTGACCCTGGTGCCGGTGGTGATGACCGCGATCGGCATGCAGATGCGGCTCAGGCTGCCGCGCAGGGTGATGGGGCCGCTGAGCTTCGGGCTCGCCATGAAACTCCTGCTCGCCCCGCTGTCCGCCCTGGCCGTCTGCCGGCTGGCCGGGCTTACCGGCATGGTGGTGGACGTCTCGGTGCTGGAGGCGGCGATGCCCCCCATGGTGACCGCCGGCGCCCTGGCCGTGGTCGCGGGAATGGAAGCGGACCTCGCCGTGGCCATGATCGGTATCGGCATCATCCTCTCCTTCGGCACACTCCCCGCCATCTATTGGCTGACGCGCCTGATCCCCTGA